Below is a genomic region from Nitrosopumilus sp. b3.
GTGTTACAGACGTTGTTTTAGATATAAGGGCCGAAAATTTAGAGCAAAAAATTGATTCTGATGGAAAAGTTTTGGAGGATTCAGCGATCAATGAAAAACTAAATTCTCTTGATTTGTCAAAACCTATGGAAATCGTAGTCTTACATAATTCAAAATCTGTCCAAAAAATAATCTCTTCTCTGTTTACCCTATGTGAGCAAAAATCAAAACCTTTTCCAAAAATTTTTGCTGAGAAAAAAATACTAAATTTAGTCAAAGCAGGACTTCCTGAAGGAAGTTCAATTAATGAATTTGATGATGTCGATATTTCCAATTCAAATCTTGTATTTATGGGTGAGATGGAATTTGATGGGTTATTCGGTTACGAGACTATTTCAACACGTTTAATCAAAAAATTTGGTTCAGATTCTATGCTTTCTGCATATGCCAAAAGACAAGGAAATCTGCCAGTACCTGGACAGCATCCTGAAAGTTTATCTGAAGCAAAAAAATTCACTGACAATTTTGAAATTCAAGGGATTGAAATAATTGCAAATTCCCAAGGCATACTTGATTTTTCAATTGGTCATCCATCTGAAACAGTTACTTCCACAAAAAAATTGGAATCCAACTCAATCAAAGATGTTGGGGAGCATAAAACTATGGTGATTAGTACGGGTAAGGATGCCAGTAACTTTGATTTAGGGACATCACTATCATCCCTCTGGAATTGCTCTAATGCAATTAAAAAAGATGGTCTTGCAATTTTAGTGGCTGAATGCAAAGGTGGTTTAGGATCTGATGCAATTCAACAATATATTGAAGACAGATTGACTTTGGATCAATTAAAAAATCCTACCAAATACATTGATGGAATGGAAGATTTGTTATTTCTTTCAGAAATACAAAAGAATTTTCAAATTGGACTGGTTTCAATATTGCCTGAATTTTATGCAAAGAAACTAAACATGATATCACTGCCCGGTATTAAATATTCTATGGATTATATTTTAAAAACACAAGGAGGAAGACAAAAGGTTTCAGTCGTTTTAGACGGTGCTAGACTTTTACTAAGGTAAAAGATAAGGTAAGAAATCTGATGGCAATGGTGCACACAAAATTGCTAATCCTATAATTCCAATATATGCAAGTTTTCTGTTTCTAGAAAGAGGAGAGATGTCATCAAGTGGAGTTGCTCCGGGGTTTCTTGAACTCATAAAGAGAATTAGCAAAGCCATTAACCAATAATTTAACAAAACAAGGATTGCCATACTTCCAAAAGTTGCATATCTGTGTAGTTTTGGACCAAGCAATGTTCTTGCCATATGCCCTCCATCTAATTGCCATGCTGGAAGTAAATTCAAAAATGTGATTAAAAATCCAATCCATGCTGCAAACATAACTGGTGTCATAATTACCTCATGACCCTCTCCTCCTTTTCCAAATAGAGCCAAACTAGCAGTCATGAGTAATGGCTCGCCCTGATTCCATTCTATTAATTTCGATTCTGCAAATAATCCTGCTGCAATATCTTGTTCTAATACTGGTGCAGTGTATGCACCATAAATTGAAACTATCACTGCAATTACTAATCCTGCAATGGGTCCTGCAATAGCAACATCAAACAAAATTTCACGATTAATTGTCAATCCTCTTGATTGAATAAACGCACC
It encodes:
- a CDS encoding transcriptional regulator translates to MPEIWLNYGVTDVVLDIRAENLEQKIDSDGKVLEDSAINEKLNSLDLSKPMEIVVLHNSKSVQKIISSLFTLCEQKSKPFPKIFAEKKILNLVKAGLPEGSSINEFDDVDISNSNLVFMGEMEFDGLFGYETISTRLIKKFGSDSMLSAYAKRQGNLPVPGQHPESLSEAKKFTDNFEIQGIEIIANSQGILDFSIGHPSETVTSTKKLESNSIKDVGEHKTMVISTGKDASNFDLGTSLSSLWNCSNAIKKDGLAILVAECKGGLGSDAIQQYIEDRLTLDQLKNPTKYIDGMEDLLFLSEIQKNFQIGLVSILPEFYAKKLNMISLPGIKYSMDYILKTQGGRQKVSVVLDGARLLLR
- a CDS encoding site-2 protease family protein, with the protein product MEDASQEEIISLVKSIFEVSDFTKTEFSLEFRIEDFDFKLKFEDLARKLENMSYAGKLEARNDSKYVVIQKFSPRKQRRWMSSSWTPRILFAVVISFVMIDGYYRTSGTNSIIEIGDPLEMAGVYTLSLLGILGIHELGHIIAAKIHSLKTTWPYFIPGLPVIGIPTFGAFIQSRGLTINREILFDVAIAGPIAGLVIAVIVSIYGAYTAPVLEQDIAAGLFAESKLIEWNQGEPLLMTASLALFGKGGEGHEVIMTPVMFAAWIGFLITFLNLLPAWQLDGGHMARTLLGPKLHRYATFGSMAILVLLNYWLMALLILFMSSRNPGATPLDDISPLSRNRKLAYIGIIGLAILCAPLPSDFLPYLLP